The proteins below come from a single Mya arenaria isolate MELC-2E11 chromosome 6, ASM2691426v1 genomic window:
- the LOC128238664 gene encoding neuropeptide CCHamide-1 receptor-like, with protein sequence MSSEILSHINGTVFSGSINTTGDGVNSTPTVDVYEEPHENLEAILVPILFAIIFLIGVVGNVTLIMTVLKNKSLRNTPNIFVVSLSIGDLLLLLCSVPFSSTLFTCFSWPFGRFLCKFNEYMQTLSLGVSVFTLTALSGDRYIAIVHPMSKHTGKPTLITVVAVVVIWICSAALAIPEAVTSNVLYFEGRAPMENGNTTVLPITIAICNIYPANSLPTWYSKAHSMYRFIVFFGLPLLVIAIFYVMMSRILIISSKALPCESVKGSAMNQQQKRQIQARLKVAKVVLSFVVIFVVCWLPRHISILAGHFADPEYNMFWHVLKITSFCLTYIYSCVNPYALYFLSSKFRKYYNRYFFCCCRKSSYQGLAGGEHSASYKCNSTIRRGSTTCTVVLHSQSMC encoded by the coding sequence ATGTCATCAGAAATATTATCTCATATTAACGGGACTGTTTTCTCTGGGTCAATTAATACGACAGGAGACGGTGTGAATAGTACGCCTACTGTTGATGTTTACGAGGAACCACACGAAAACTTGGAAGCCATTCTGGTGCCGATTCTCTTCGCTATAATATTCCTTATTGGTGTCGTGGGAAATGTCACTTTGATCATGACGGTGTTGAAAAACAAGTCTTTGCGGAATACTCCTAACATCTTTGTCGTCAGTTTATCAATTGGTGATTTACTGTTATTATTGTGTTCCGTACCGTTTTCTTCCACGCTTTTCACGTGTTTCTCTTGGCCTTTTGGGCGATTTCTGTGTAAATTTAACGAATACATGCAAACACTTTCTCTTGGTGTCTCGGTATTTACATTAACCGCCCTTAGTGGCGACAGGTATATCGCAATTGTACATCCCATGAGCAAACACACGGGAAAACCTACGCTCATAACAGTGGTAGCAGTCGTTGTGATTTGGATCTGTTCCGCAGCTCTCGCCATACCGGAGGCAGTTACATCTAACGTCCTATATTTTGAAGGAAGAGCCCCTATGGAGAATGGCAACACCACAGTCTTACCAATAACTATCgcaatttgtaacatttatcCGGCGAACAGCTTGCCAACGTGGTATAGCAAGGCACACTCCATGTACAGATTCATAGTGTTCTTTGGATTACCTCTCCTCGTCATCGCAATCTTTTACGTCATGATGTCGAGAATTCTGATAATCAGCAGTAAGGCATTGCCCTGTGAATCCGTGAAAGGGTCAGCGATGAATCAACAGCAGAAAAGGCAGATTCAAGCGCGTTTGAAGGTGGCAAAAGTTGTTCTTTCATTCGTCGTTATCTTTGTTGTTTGCTGGCTACCACGTCACATCTCGATCCTAGCAGGCCATTTTGCCGACCCGGAGTACAACATGTTTTGGCATGTTCTGAAAATAACTTCATTTTGCCTGACCTATATCTATTCATGCGTGAATCCATACGCTCTCTACTTTCTAAGCAGCAAGTTTAGGAAGTATTACAACCGCTATTTCTTCTGTTGCTGCCGTAAGAGCTCTTATCAAGGCTTAGCGGGCGGGGAACATTCGGCCTCGTACAAATGTAACAGCACTATTCGCCGGGGCAGCACGACTTGTACGGTCGTGTTGCATTCACAGTCCATGTGTTAA